The following are encoded in a window of Bacillota bacterium genomic DNA:
- a CDS encoding patatin family protein: MSVGEDAGSRCLCKRGVGLALGSGAARGLAHIGVLKVLEREGIEVKAISGASMGALVGGLYAAGMPLSEMERYALAVTRRSVLAWIDPIPPKQGFIMGKKIEELLRSFIGDVDFSELRIPLAVAAADILTGEEVILREGDVVDAIRASISIPVVFVPVQLGRRMLVDGGVVNPVPVDYIRMLDRSAVSVAVSVLPKLERKQVEKPGTVDIILNTLDIMQIRLFEARRGEAKVVIEPDVAFATGVEFWEARQIIARGEEAALDALPSIRKALGGLPW, from the coding sequence ATGTCGGTCGGCGAAGATGCCGGGTCCAGATGTTTGTGCAAGCGCGGCGTAGGTCTCGCCCTTGGTTCCGGAGCAGCAAGAGGGCTCGCCCACATAGGCGTGCTGAAGGTGCTGGAGCGCGAGGGAATCGAGGTCAAAGCTATCTCCGGGGCCAGTATGGGCGCCCTCGTCGGCGGGCTCTATGCAGCGGGGATGCCCCTGTCTGAGATGGAAAGATATGCGCTCGCCGTGACGAGGCGGTCCGTGCTTGCATGGATAGATCCAATACCCCCGAAGCAAGGGTTCATCATGGGCAAGAAGATCGAGGAGCTCCTGCGCTCGTTCATTGGGGACGTGGATTTCTCCGAGCTCAGAATCCCGCTGGCCGTGGCTGCGGCGGACATCCTCACGGGTGAGGAGGTCATCCTCCGCGAAGGAGATGTTGTTGACGCCATACGCGCCAGCATCTCCATCCCGGTGGTGTTCGTGCCCGTCCAGTTGGGCCGCAGGATGCTCGTGGACGGCGGGGTCGTCAATCCTGTGCCAGTCGACTACATCCGCATGCTCGACAGATCCGCCGTCTCGGTTGCCGTGAGCGTGCTTCCCAAGCTCGAGCGCAAGCAGGTGGAGAAGCCCGGCACGGTCGACATAATCCTCAACACCCTCGACATCATGCAGATTCGGCTGTTCGAGGCAAGGCGGGGAGAGGCGAAGGTGGTGATCGAGCCGGACGTCGCGTTTGCCACGGGCGTGGAGTTTTGGGAAGCCCGCCAGATCATCGCAAGGGGCGAGGAGGCAGCTCTCGACGCGCTGCCTAGCATCAGGAAAGCTCTCGGCGGGCTCCCGTGGTAG
- a CDS encoding DUF4139 domain-containing protein, protein MESRGGINVRGRRRISILPLLAAAALVFLALGGPCAAGAQSPAPVAKDAGASVEVGPEQQRNVSLTIYDNLALVRDERLVPLNQGTSAVRFSQVARELDPSSVRLVSLTAPGDLKVLEQSFEYDLASRDRVLKKYIGKEIEVNQDGVILPARLLAVDSQGQLTVEMYDDRIVFVPPSNVRLPELPSGLVLQPTLVWYVDARSTADHIVEADYLTGGISWRADYICVLDAKEKFASVDGWVTLDNKSGATYPNASLKLVAGEVRTTQDQAAFKAVQMRAPTVLAEAGVEEQPVFEYHSYELARRTTLADNEQKQIGLLSAASVPISKSYVFEVADGHYGYETYAGKKETGDVKIIVEFQNKAAAGLGIPLPAGKVRVYKASADKRVDFVGEDTIEHTPRDETVRLYVGNAFDLVGERTVTDYKKTGTNSYEEACCIRLRNHKDEDVEITALERFAGEWTILSCVPSSYQKLDASTAAFKVKVPKGKEVEILYRVRVIGG, encoded by the coding sequence TTGGAGTCTCGAGGGGGGATCAACGTGAGGGGTCGAAGGCGCATTTCCATTCTCCCGCTCCTTGCGGCCGCAGCACTTGTGTTCCTCGCGCTTGGAGGGCCTTGCGCCGCAGGCGCCCAGAGCCCGGCGCCCGTTGCCAAGGATGCGGGCGCGAGCGTAGAGGTCGGTCCTGAGCAGCAAAGAAACGTGTCCCTCACCATCTACGATAACCTCGCCCTCGTGCGCGACGAGCGTCTCGTGCCGCTGAACCAGGGTACGAGCGCAGTGAGGTTTTCCCAGGTCGCGCGGGAACTGGACCCATCCTCGGTCCGCTTGGTTTCACTGACTGCGCCCGGCGACCTCAAGGTGCTCGAGCAAAGTTTCGAGTACGACCTGGCGAGCAGAGATAGGGTCCTCAAGAAGTACATCGGGAAAGAAATCGAGGTCAACCAGGACGGTGTCATTCTTCCGGCACGCCTCCTTGCCGTGGACTCCCAGGGCCAGCTCACCGTGGAGATGTACGATGACCGGATCGTATTCGTGCCACCGAGCAATGTCAGGCTTCCCGAGTTGCCATCGGGCCTCGTCCTTCAGCCCACCCTCGTGTGGTACGTGGACGCGCGTTCGACGGCCGACCACATTGTTGAGGCCGACTATCTCACAGGCGGGATAAGCTGGCGCGCGGACTACATCTGCGTGCTGGACGCGAAGGAAAAGTTCGCGTCCGTCGACGGGTGGGTTACGCTTGATAACAAAAGCGGGGCCACATACCCGAACGCTTCGCTGAAGCTCGTAGCGGGCGAAGTGCGCACTACGCAGGATCAGGCCGCCTTCAAGGCTGTGCAGATGCGCGCGCCCACCGTGCTCGCGGAGGCTGGCGTCGAGGAGCAGCCCGTTTTCGAATACCACTCGTACGAGCTCGCACGCCGGACCACGCTTGCCGACAATGAGCAGAAACAGATCGGCCTCCTCTCGGCAGCGAGCGTGCCCATAAGCAAGTCATACGTCTTCGAGGTTGCAGACGGGCATTATGGGTACGAAACATACGCCGGAAAGAAGGAAACCGGGGACGTCAAGATCATCGTAGAGTTCCAGAACAAGGCCGCCGCGGGGCTGGGCATCCCGCTTCCAGCGGGAAAGGTGCGTGTGTACAAAGCCTCGGCCGACAAGAGAGTCGACTTCGTAGGAGAGGATACCATCGAACACACCCCTCGCGACGAAACCGTGCGCCTGTACGTGGGGAACGCTTTCGACCTCGTGGGGGAACGCACGGTCACAGATTACAAGAAAACTGGGACCAATTCATACGAGGAGGCGTGCTGCATCAGACTTCGGAACCACAAGGACGAGGACGTCGAGATCACGGCCCTCGAGCGGTTTGCGGGGGAATGGACGATCCTGAGCTGCGTTCCGTCCTCGTACCAGAAACTGGACGCGAGCACTGCCGCGTTCAAGGTCAAGGTGCCCAAAGGGAAGGAAGTCGAGATCCTCTACCGGGTCCGGGTCATCGGCGGCTAG
- a CDS encoding HU family DNA-binding protein, which produces MTKTELVDKVAAKTGFTKKDSGRVVDAVFESISEALAAGEKVSLVGFGSFETRKRAARAGRDPRTGKTIRIAARTVPVFKAGKTLKDAVAK; this is translated from the coding sequence ATGACCAAGACTGAGCTGGTTGACAAAGTTGCAGCCAAAACCGGTTTCACAAAGAAGGACTCCGGGCGAGTGGTCGACGCGGTGTTTGAATCCATCTCGGAAGCCCTTGCCGCAGGGGAAAAGGTGTCTCTCGTGGGCTTCGGGAGCTTTGAAACACGAAAGAGGGCGGCCAGGGCAGGCAGAGACCCAAGAACTGGCAAGACCATCCGAATCGCGGCGAGGACGGTGCCGGTTTTCAAGGCCGGCAAGACTCTCAAAGACGCCGTCGCCAAATGA
- the spoIVA gene encoding stage IV sporulation protein A, with the protein METFDIFQDIATRTGGDIYIGVVGPVRTGKSTFIKRFMDLLVLPRIADVYDKQRSVDELPQSGGGRTIMTTEPKFVPSEAVEVEIEDNVKVRVRLVDCVGYTVRGALGYEDEAGPRMVVTPWFDHEIPFEEAAEFGTRKVITDHSTIGLVVLTDGSITEIPRENYVPAEQRVIAELRDLHKPFVAVLNSAAPWSREVQNLASELADKYQVPVIPLDCMRMDVEDVKGVLREVLYEFPVREVNVRLPVWLSELAEDHWLRQRFQQAVVGTVKEVKRIRDIHAVVDKLSQEEFVSEANLTTMELGTGTVVIDLEAPRSLFFQVVQEVSGLEVEGDHHLLRLMKELSVAKREYDKVADGLRDARELGYGIVMPLLDELTFEEPELIRQGSRFGVRLKASAPSIHMIRANIETEVTTNVGTERQGEELVRRLSEEFEKDPDRIWNTDFLGKSLHELVKEGIESKLYRMPENAQQKLQETLQKIVNEGSGGLICIIL; encoded by the coding sequence ATGGAGACGTTCGATATCTTCCAGGACATCGCGACACGTACAGGCGGCGACATCTACATTGGAGTGGTCGGGCCGGTCAGAACGGGGAAGTCCACATTCATCAAGCGTTTCATGGACCTCCTGGTCCTCCCGAGGATCGCCGACGTGTACGACAAACAACGCTCGGTGGACGAACTGCCGCAAAGCGGGGGCGGCAGGACCATCATGACGACCGAGCCGAAATTCGTGCCGAGCGAGGCCGTGGAAGTCGAGATCGAGGACAACGTCAAGGTCCGGGTGAGGCTCGTTGACTGCGTCGGTTATACTGTGAGGGGAGCGCTCGGATACGAGGATGAGGCCGGCCCCAGGATGGTCGTCACGCCCTGGTTTGACCATGAGATCCCGTTCGAGGAGGCGGCGGAGTTCGGGACGCGGAAGGTCATAACTGACCACTCAACAATCGGCCTCGTAGTGCTCACAGACGGATCGATCACGGAGATCCCGAGAGAGAATTACGTCCCCGCGGAGCAACGAGTCATCGCCGAGCTTCGCGACCTTCACAAACCTTTCGTGGCAGTCCTCAACTCGGCGGCGCCATGGTCGAGAGAGGTCCAGAACCTTGCGTCGGAGCTGGCCGACAAGTATCAGGTACCGGTCATCCCCCTCGATTGCATGCGGATGGACGTCGAGGACGTCAAAGGGGTCCTGCGTGAAGTGCTATACGAATTCCCCGTCCGCGAGGTAAACGTGAGGCTGCCCGTATGGCTCAGCGAGCTTGCGGAGGACCATTGGCTCAGGCAGAGGTTCCAGCAGGCTGTGGTGGGCACGGTGAAGGAGGTCAAGAGAATACGCGACATACACGCGGTTGTCGATAAGCTGTCCCAGGAAGAATTCGTCTCAGAGGCGAATCTCACCACCATGGAGCTTGGCACGGGCACCGTGGTCATCGACCTTGAGGCCCCGAGAAGCCTCTTCTTCCAGGTAGTGCAGGAGGTGAGCGGCCTCGAGGTGGAGGGCGATCACCACCTCCTGCGCCTCATGAAGGAGCTCTCGGTTGCGAAGAGGGAATACGACAAGGTGGCGGACGGTCTGCGAGACGCGCGCGAGCTGGGGTACGGCATAGTGATGCCGCTCCTCGACGAGCTCACGTTCGAAGAGCCGGAGCTCATCAGGCAGGGGAGCCGATTCGGCGTGAGGCTCAAGGCGTCGGCCCCGTCCATCCACATGATCCGGGCGAACATCGAGACGGAGGTCACGACGAACGTAGGCACCGAAAGGCAAGGAGAGGAGCTTGTCAGGCGACTGTCAGAGGAATTCGAGAAAGACCCCGACCGCATCTGGAACACCGACTTCCTCGGCAAGTCCCTGCATGAGCTGGTGAAGGAAGGCATCGAGAGCAAGCTTTATCGGATGCCCGAGAACGCCCAGCAAAAGCTGCAGGAAACCCTCCAGAAGATCGTGAACGAGGGCAGTGGAGGACTCATCTGCATAATCCTGTGA
- the folE gene encoding GTP cyclohydrolase I FolE, translating to MRGYAQLDEARIMRAVRDILEAIGEDPDREGLRETPRRIAKMCEEIFCGVGKDPRELLTPVFNEHHEEMVIIKDIPFYSVCEHHLLPFHGKAHVAYLPKGGRVVGLSKLARVVETVARRPQLQERLTSEVADMIDDALKPHGVVVVIEAEHMCMSMRGVTKPGSIAVTSAVRGLFRKDVAARAEAFSLIKGQA from the coding sequence ATGAGGGGGTACGCGCAATTGGACGAAGCAAGGATTATGAGGGCGGTACGGGACATTCTCGAGGCGATCGGAGAGGACCCGGACCGCGAGGGCCTGCGGGAGACTCCGCGACGGATCGCGAAAATGTGTGAGGAGATATTCTGCGGGGTCGGCAAGGACCCGCGCGAGCTTCTCACGCCGGTGTTCAACGAGCACCACGAGGAAATGGTCATCATCAAGGACATCCCGTTCTATTCCGTGTGCGAACACCATCTCCTGCCATTCCATGGCAAGGCCCACGTGGCGTATTTGCCGAAGGGGGGACGTGTCGTCGGCCTGAGCAAGCTCGCGAGGGTGGTCGAGACCGTCGCGAGACGGCCGCAGCTCCAGGAAAGGCTCACGAGCGAGGTCGCTGACATGATCGACGACGCGCTCAAGCCCCACGGTGTGGTGGTGGTGATCGAGGCCGAGCACATGTGCATGTCGATGCGCGGCGTGACCAAGCCGGGCAGCATCGCAGTGACATCCGCGGTGCGCGGCCTGTTCCGCAAGGACGTCGCCGCGAGAGCCGAGGCCTTCTCCTTGATCAAGGGCCAGGCGTAA
- a CDS encoding acylphosphatase: protein MGRGQDNGTSRGNEPNGNDWQWLGDAMRVEVTLTGRVQGVGFRGFAQRHAMSLGLRGWVRNRYDGAVEVVAEGERYKLERFIALLREGPPWARVDDVEVRWSEYRGEFASFGVRG from the coding sequence ATGGGTAGAGGTCAGGACAACGGTACGAGCCGGGGCAACGAGCCGAACGGCAATGACTGGCAATGGCTGGGGGACGCCATGAGGGTAGAGGTGACGCTCACCGGGAGGGTCCAGGGAGTCGGATTCCGGGGGTTCGCTCAAAGACATGCGATGTCCCTCGGCCTCCGCGGGTGGGTAAGAAACCGGTATGACGGGGCGGTGGAGGTCGTGGCTGAGGGAGAGCGATACAAGCTCGAACGCTTCATCGCGCTCCTCCGGGAGGGACCGCCTTGGGCAAGGGTCGACGACGTGGAAGTCCGGTGGTCTGAATACCGGGGAGAGTTCGCGTCCTTCGGGGTGCGGGGATGA
- a CDS encoding M42 family metallopeptidase, translating to MDAIAKMLKELSEAPGVSGYEREVRKIIRRYVEPYAAIEQDRLGSLVARRTGTGDRPRVMLAAHMDEIGFMVKSITPEGFLRFLPLGGWFDQVMLAQRVVVKTASGDVPGIIGSKPPHLLTEEERKKVVEKKEMFIDVGATSFDQATNEFGIRPGDPVIPESGFQILKNEKVYMGKAWDDRVGCAILIDVLRNLHAATHPNTVYAVATVQEEVGLRGAETSSDVVDPDVAFALEVGIANDTPGGDKEKVQERMGAGPVILIYDRSLVPNIKLRDLVIDTAKAHDIPYQIDFMEGGAADTGRIHLHGRGVPSVVIGVPSRYIHSHASLINRDDYDRTVALVTEVIKRLDAATVAELVS from the coding sequence ATGGATGCAATTGCGAAGATGCTCAAAGAGCTCTCAGAGGCCCCCGGTGTGTCAGGCTATGAGAGAGAGGTACGGAAGATCATCAGAAGGTATGTTGAGCCGTACGCTGCGATCGAGCAGGACCGGCTGGGGAGCCTCGTGGCGCGCCGCACGGGAACGGGAGACCGGCCCAGGGTGATGCTGGCCGCCCACATGGACGAGATCGGGTTCATGGTCAAGTCCATTACCCCCGAGGGCTTTTTGCGGTTCCTGCCTCTCGGCGGGTGGTTCGACCAAGTCATGCTAGCGCAGAGGGTCGTTGTCAAGACCGCGTCCGGTGACGTGCCCGGCATCATCGGCTCGAAGCCGCCTCACCTTCTCACCGAAGAGGAGCGTAAGAAGGTCGTTGAGAAAAAGGAGATGTTCATAGACGTAGGGGCCACGAGCTTCGATCAAGCCACGAACGAGTTCGGCATCCGTCCGGGAGATCCCGTGATCCCGGAGAGCGGTTTTCAGATCCTCAAGAATGAGAAAGTATACATGGGCAAAGCGTGGGACGACAGGGTCGGTTGCGCAATCCTCATTGACGTGCTCAGGAATCTCCATGCCGCGACCCATCCCAACACGGTCTACGCCGTGGCCACAGTGCAGGAAGAGGTAGGGCTGCGTGGCGCCGAGACCAGCTCAGACGTGGTCGACCCCGATGTCGCGTTCGCACTCGAGGTTGGCATCGCCAACGATACTCCGGGAGGCGACAAGGAGAAGGTCCAGGAGCGGATGGGCGCGGGTCCCGTCATCCTCATATATGACCGGTCTCTAGTCCCCAACATCAAGCTTCGCGACCTCGTCATCGATACCGCAAAAGCCCACGACATCCCGTACCAGATAGACTTCATGGAGGGAGGAGCGGCCGATACCGGCAGGATCCACCTACACGGTCGCGGTGTTCCGTCCGTGGTCATCGGCGTCCCGTCGCGCTACATACACAGCCACGCTTCCCTCATAAACCGAGACGACTACGATCGCACCGTGGCCCTTGTCACGGAGGTCATAAAGCGGCTCGATGCCGCAACAGTGGCTGAGCTCGTGAGCTAG